AAATTTTTCTGCCAGAAACACAACCGGAAGTTGAAAAATACTCGAAATTCCGCTAAGAAATGTTTTAATAAGACCTGCTTCAGAGAAAGATAGGTTTAATTCTTTTGATATGAAGGGAATCAGAACAAATATTGCATAGACATACCCGTCTTGAAGAAAATGGAGAAAAGAACACCTTATAAGAATATTTTTTCTCTGTTCTAAAGACATGTTCTAAATCTAAATTAACTTGAGGAAAATCCCTTTTAAGAAGGCAAGTATTTCCCTTCTTTCTCCTTCATCTCCAGAGTACCCTGAAGCTCAAAAATATGTTTCATGGGGACAATCTTATCTTCTATGGTGCTGATACATCCAGTCCTTTTTATCTCTTCAAAAACATCCTCCATCGCCTTAACTGCTGCTCGGAGACCATGATTCGCATAAATCACCATCTTAATTCCTAATTCTTGCAGTTCTTTTATAGTAATCATTGGATAGTTGGTGGGAACTACTACCAATGGAACATATCCTTTCCACCGTTTGGTGAATTCTACAATTTCTTCAGGGGTACTTTTTTTAGAGTGTATCAAAATGGCATCTGCACCAGCATCCACATAGGCATTAGCCCGTTTTAACGCCTCATCCTGACCCCAGCCAGCGATTAGTGCCTCGACTCGGGCGATTACCATAAAATCTTTAGACTCTTGGGTATCTTTTGCTGCCCTGATTTTTCCCTGAAACTCCTCTATAGAAGTAAGACGTTGACGCCCTCCTTCAAGCAGGCTATTGTCTTTTGGAAATATCTTGTCCTCTATGCATACTGCCGCAATCCCCGTAGCCTCGAACATCTTTACCATGTAGATTACGTTATTGGCGTTCCCATAGCCTGTATCGCAATCCGAAACAACAGGGATGGAGACCGCTTCGTTCATCTGTCTGGCTGCTTCCAGAAATTGAAACATACTCACAATATTGGCATCTGGAAGGGCGTATGAAGCCGAAATCTCCAAACCACTAGCCCACACACCTTCAAATCCAGCCCTCTCTATTAACTTTGCCCCCAAGGCATTATGGGCTCCCACGATTCTGATGACCCCTGGACGTTTAAACAATTCTCTTAACCGTGAGGCTTTATTTTCTTTATCCATATCTATATTAAATTCCCCCCTTTTCTCTATACTAATGTTAATACCTAAGGTTATAAAGAACTAACCCTAAACCTATGAGCATCACTTGAAAAGTTGCCATACCACCTTTCTTTTTAACTGTGAAATATAGTCGGATGG
The window above is part of the Nitrospirota bacterium genome. Proteins encoded here:
- the aepX gene encoding phosphoenolpyruvate mutase, which encodes MDKENKASRLRELFKRPGVIRIVGAHNALGAKLIERAGFEGVWASGLEISASYALPDANIVSMFQFLEAARQMNEAVSIPVVSDCDTGYGNANNVIYMVKMFEATGIAAVCIEDKIFPKDNSLLEGGRQRLTSIEEFQGKIRAAKDTQESKDFMVIARVEALIAGWGQDEALKRANAYVDAGADAILIHSKKSTPEEIVEFTKRWKGYVPLVVVPTNYPMITIKELQELGIKMVIYANHGLRAAVKAMEDVFEEIKRTGCISTIEDKIVPMKHIFELQGTLEMKEKEGKYLPS